The Taeniopygia guttata chromosome 19, bTaeGut7.mat, whole genome shotgun sequence genome window below encodes:
- the ULK2 gene encoding serine/threonine-protein kinase ULK2: protein MMEVVGDFEYSKKDLIGHGAFAVVFKGRHRKKTDWEVAIKSINKKNLSKSQILLGKEIKILKELQHENIVALYDVQEMPNSVFLVMEYCNGGDLADYLQAKGTLSEDTIRVFLQQIAAAMRILHSKGIIHRDLKPQNILLSYASRRKSSVSGIRIKIADFGFARYLHSNMMAATLCGSPMYMAPEVIMSQHYDAKADLWSIGTVIYQCLVGKPPFQANSPQDLRMFYEKNRNLIPSIPRETSAYLADLLLGLLQRNQKDRMDFEAFFNHPFLDHVSTVKKSCPVPVPTYPGSVSGSSCGSSPCRFASPPSLPDMQHIQEENLSSPPLGPPNYLQVSKDSASTSSKNSSCDTDDFVLVPHNISSDHSYDMPLGAAGRRASSEFLMCGGQSPLTISGSSGTVQKPSTASSRSAASGTANRHCQPSVSPRSETAPIPVPTQLRNYQRIEQNLSSTASPVSNPHGSPRAGVVRRSNTSPMGFMKMGSCSPVPANTAQGVGRRLSTGSSRPYSPSPLVGTIPEQLGHCCCGQLQGHESRSRNFSGSPIPPSQSPQSLLMGARLQSAPTLTDIYQNKQKLRKQHSDPVCPSYAGYGYSHSPQPSRPGSLGTSPTKHMGSSPRSSDWLFKTPLPTIIGSPTKATAPFKIPKTQASSNLLALANRQGLAETLLQPKDITDPRDFTHFHSSQAADKQAEQHSKTTFGRSVSTGKLSDQQVKTTLGGQLYQGSTDSLNTERPMDTAPAGAYGIAMATPSMASGAASSRAVMFTVGSPPSSATPPTCTHMVLRTRTTSVGSNSSGGSLCSTSGRVYMGSPPGIYMGSSPPGAEAAPSLKYIPYGTSPPSLEGFITFEAPELPEETLMEREHTDTLRHLNMMLTFTECVLDLTAVRGGNPDLCTSAVSLYQIQESIVVDQISQLSKEWGQVEQLVLYMKAAQLLASSLHLAKAQVKSGKLNPSTAVKQVVKSLNERYKFCIGMCKKLTEKLNRFFSDKQRFIDEINSVTAEKLIYNCAVEMVQSAALDEMFQQTEDITYRYHKAALLLEGLTKILQDPADIENVHKYKSSIERRLSALCYSTVAVYEQ from the exons ATGATGGAGGTGGTGGGGGACTTTGAGTACAGCAAGAAGGACCTGATAGGACACGGAGCCTTTGCTGTGGTCTTCAAAGGTCGCCACCGCAAG AAAACTGATTGGGAAGTAGCCATAAAGAGTATTAACAAAAAGAACTTGTCGAAGTCACAAATCCtccttggaaaagaaataaaaatcttaaaG GAACTTCAGCACGAGAACATTGTAGCTCTTTATGATGTCCag GAAATGCCCAATTCTGTCTTTTTGGTCATGGAG TACTGCAATGGTGGGGACTTGGCAGATTACTTACAAG CTAAGGGGACTCTGAGTGAGGACACCATCCGAGTGTTCCTGCAGCAGATTGCAGCAGCCATGAGGATCCTGCACAGCAAAGGCATCATCCACAGGGACCTCAAACCCCAGAACATCCTGCTGTCCTACGCCAGCCGCCGGAAATCCAGCGTCAGTGGTATACGCATCAAAATAG CTGACTTTGGGTTTGCTCGTTATCTGCACAGCAACATGATGGCTGCAACTCTGTGTGGCTCCCCTATGTACATG GCCCCTGAAGTGATTATGTCTCAACACTATGATGCTAAAGCAGACCTGTGGAGCATAGGAACTGTGATTTATCAGTGTCTTGTTGGAAAGCCACCTTTTCAG GCCAATAGTCCTCAAGATTTGAGAATGTTTTATGAAAAGAACAGGAATTTGATTCCTAG CATTCCAAGGGAAACATCAGCTTACCTGGCTGACCTGTTGTTGGGTTTGCTTCAGAGAAACCAAAAGGATAGAATGGACTTTG AAGCGTTTTTCAACCACCCTTTCCTGGATCACGTTTCAACAGTGAAAAAAT CTTGTCCTGTACCAGTGCCCACATACCCAGGCTCAGTCTCTGGCAGTTCCTGTGGTAGCTCTCCTTGTCGCTTTGCTTCTCCTCCA TCTCTGCCAGACATGCAGCACattcaagaagaaaatttgtCTTCCCCTCCACTGGGTCCTCCTAACTATCTTCAAGTCTCTAAAGACTCTGCCAGTACCAGTAGCAAGAATTCTTCTTGTGACACAGATGACTTTGTTCTTGTCCCACACAATATCTCTTCAGACCATTCAT ATGATAtgcctttgggagcagctggcaggcGGGCTTCCAGTGAGTTCTTGATGTGTGGAGG GCAGTCACCATTAACTATTTCTGGAAGCTCAGGAACTGTACAGAAACCATCCACAGCCTCTTCTCGAAGTGCTGCTTCTGGTACAGCTAACAG GCACTGTCAGCCTTCCGTGTCCCCCCGCAGTGAGACGGCGCCGATCCCGGTGCCCACCCAGCTCCGGAATTACCAGCGCATAGAACAGAACCTCTCCTCCACTGCCAGCCCCGTGTCAAACCCCCACGGATCACCCAG AGCCGGGGTTGTGAGGCGCTCCAACACCAGCCCAATGGGGTTCATGAAGATGGGCTCGTGCTCTCCAGTGCCAGCTAACACTGCCCAGGGCGTTGGGCGCAGGCTGTCCACAGGATCTTCCAGACCATACTCTCCTTCACCACTAG TTGGAACCATACCTGAGCAGCTTGGGCACTGTTGTTGTGGACAACTCCAAGGACATGAATCAAGGAGTAGAAACTTCTCAG GTTCTCCTATACCACCATCTCAGTCTCCACAGTCACTTTTGATGGGAGCGAGGTTGCAGAGTGCTCCTACTCTCACAGATATCTACCAAAACAAGCAGAAGCTGAGAAAGCAGCATTCAGACCCAGTTTGCCCATCCTATGCTGGGTATGGATACAGTCATTCCCCACAGCCAAGCAGGCCAGGCAGCCTGGGAACATCCCCTACCAAGCACATGGGATCCTCACCCAGGAGCTCAGACTGGCTCTTCAAAACCCCACTGCCAACAATCATCGGCTCTCCCACTAAG GCAACAGCTCCTTTCAAAATACCTAAAACTCAAGCGTCCTCCAACTTGCTGGCCCTGGCAAATCGTCAGGGCTTGGCTGAAACCCTGCTGCAGCCTAAAGATATCACTGACCCAAGGGACTTCACACACTTCCACTCCAGCCAGGCAGCTGACAAACAGGCAGAACAGCACAGCAAAACCACCTTTGGCAG GTCTGTTAGTACTGGGAAGCTGTCAGATCAACAGGTAAAGACCACCCTTGGGGGCCAGTTATACCAAGGCAGTACAGACAGTCTCAACACAGAGAGGCCAATGGATACAG ctccagcaggagccTATGGAATTGCAATGGCAACTCCGTCCATGGCAAGTGGGGCAGCAAGTTCTCGGGCTGTCATGTTCACTGTGGGGTCCCCTCCAAGCAGTGCCACCCCTCCTACCTGCACCCACATGGTCCTCAGAACCAGAACCACCTCAG TGGGATCAAACAGCTCTGGAGGGTCTCTGTGCTCCACTAGTGGCCGTGTTTATATGGGCTCTCCTCCTGGCATTTACATGGGCTCCTCTCCTCCGGGGGCAGAGGCGGCTCCAAGTCTGAAGTACATCCCTTATGGTACTTCTCCTCCCAGCCTAGAGGGCTTTATCACTTTTGAAGCTCCTGAATTGCCTGAGGAAACTTTAATGGAG AGAGAGCACACAGACACGCTGCGTCACCTAAACATGATGCTGACATTTACAGAGTGTGTTCTGGATCTGACAGCAGTGAGGGGAGGAAACCCAGACCTGTGCACTTCTGCTGTGTCACTGTACCAGATCCAGGAGAGCATCGTTGTGGATCAGATCAGCCAGCTCAGCAAAGAATGGGG ACAAGTGGAGCAGCTGGTGTTGTATATGAAAGCTGCCCAGTTACTGGCATCTTCTCTGCATCTTGCCAAAGCACAGGTCAAATCTGGCAAACTGAACCCATCCACTGCTGTTAAGCAAG TTGTGAAAAGCCTCAACGAGAGATACAAATTCTGCATCGGAATGTGCAAAAAACTGACAGAAAAGTTGAATCGTTTCTTTTCGGACAAGCAAAGGTTCATTGATGAAATCAACAGTGTAACTGCAGAGAAACTCATCTACAACTGTGCTGTGGAAATG